One window of Aphis gossypii isolate Hap1 unplaced genomic scaffold, ASM2018417v2 Contig00007, whole genome shotgun sequence genomic DNA carries:
- the LOC114127126 gene encoding interferon-inducible double-stranded RNA-dependent protein kinase activator A homolog isoform X2: MAEPNGLQLISKYSSAVSRLHNIMAKQGKSVQYNMLSVVDLLPNKIYMYYATCGKIITYGCGSSSNEATNDAANKFLNKLASIAEIDDYLPYSTNPPCLESNIKFAQSINYIGTLQELCRARVWNLPKYECCAVIEGEYNNKEHLFTVICSTGPYKSKGVGKNKKIAKTHAAYSMLNQINMNQHITNNTYTSNDSNEKMNEMENDKLGLSISLVKNDTVNKALHKNNHINSNESRMFTNYIGILQDICIAHGWELPKYEFHKENNNDLYSVICSVGPHKSMGKGHAKKIAKKQAAQLLLEQISLNQETSSMSHRNITHEIVDKGFNQLLSSEKKWVQKLKECNSLDELNMSGFEFLTKLAYEKCLSITCIQYLDDCGKIELSLKITTPTAKPVLICSDTGKTYEDAKNAAAKSVLKRYLKC, from the exons ATGGCCGAACCCAATGGATTACAACTCATTAGTAAATATTCATCGGCTGTTTCCCGGCTTCACAACATTATGGCTAAGCAAGGTAAATCAGTACAATACAATATGCTTTCCGTGGTGGATCTGTTAccgaataaaatttatatgtattatgccaCATGTGGGAAAATCATAACTTACGGTTGTGGTTCGTCAAGTAATGAAGCAACAAATGACGCGGCGAACAAATTTTTGAACAAGCTGGCATCTATCGCTGAAATAGATGACTATTTACCGTACTCAACAAACCCACCATGTCTAgagagtaatattaaatttgcacAATCTATCAATTATATTGGTACACTGCAAGAGTTATGCAGAGCTCGTGTTTGGAATCTACCAAAATATGAATGTTGTGCAGTTATTGAAGgcgaatacaataataaggaACATTTGTTTACCGTAATATGTTCTACTGGGCCCTATAAATCCAAAGGTGTAggtaaaaacaagaaaattgCAAAAACTCATGCCGCTTATTCAatgttaaatcaaataaatatgaatcaaCATATAACCAATAACACTTATACGTCAAATGACAGTAACGAAAAAATGAACGAAATGGAAAATGATAAACTTGGTTTGTCGATAAGTTTAGTAAAAAATGACACTGTGAATAAAGCTCTTCACAAGAATAACCATATCAACAGTAATGAATCAAGAATGTTTACTAACTACATTGGTATACTACAAGATATATGCATAGCTCATGGTTGGGAGCTTCCAAAATATGAATTCCacaaagaaaacaataatgatttatattctgTGATATGTTCTGTTGGACCCCACAAATCTATGGGCAAAGGTCATGCCAagaaaattgcaaaaaaacaAGCCGCTCAGTTGTTACTCGAACAAATTAGTTTGAATCAAGAAACTTCTTCTATGTCTCATAGAAATATCACACATGAAATAGTTGATAAAG GCTTCAACCAATTATTATCGTCTGAAAAAAAGTGGGTGCAAAAACTAAAAGAATGCAATTCATTGGATGAACTAAATATGAgtggttttgaatttttgacaaaacttgcatatgaaaaatgtttaagtatcaCGTGCATACAATATCTAGATGATTGTGGTAAAATTGAGTTGTCTCTGAAAATAACAACTCCTACAGCTAAACCTGTGTTGATCTGCTCAGATACTGGTAAAACATATGAAGATGCTAAAAATGCAGCTGCAAAATCTGTATTAAA AAGGTATCTAAAATGTTAA
- the LOC114127126 gene encoding interferon-inducible double-stranded RNA-dependent protein kinase activator A homolog isoform X1 yields the protein MAEPNGLQLISKYSSAVSRLHNIMAKQGKSVQYNMLSVVDLLPNKIYMYYATCGKIITYGCGSSSNEATNDAANKFLNKLASIAEIDDYLPYSTNPPCLESNIKFAQSINYIGTLQELCRARVWNLPKYECCAVIEGEYNNKEHLFTVICSTGPYKSKGVGKNKKIAKTHAAYSMLNQINMNQHITNNTYTSNDSNEKMNEMENDKLGLSISLVKNDTVNKALHKNNHINSNESRMFTNYIGILQDICIAHGWELPKYEFHKENNNDLYSVICSVGPHKSMGKGHAKKIAKKQAAQLLLEQISLNQETSSMSHRNITHEIVDKGFNQLLSSEKKWVQKLKECNSLDELNMSGFEFLTKLAYEKCLSITCIQYLDDCGKIELSLKITTPTAKPVLICSDTGKTYEDAKNAAAKSVLKYIKHFLI from the exons ATGGCCGAACCCAATGGATTACAACTCATTAGTAAATATTCATCGGCTGTTTCCCGGCTTCACAACATTATGGCTAAGCAAGGTAAATCAGTACAATACAATATGCTTTCCGTGGTGGATCTGTTAccgaataaaatttatatgtattatgccaCATGTGGGAAAATCATAACTTACGGTTGTGGTTCGTCAAGTAATGAAGCAACAAATGACGCGGCGAACAAATTTTTGAACAAGCTGGCATCTATCGCTGAAATAGATGACTATTTACCGTACTCAACAAACCCACCATGTCTAgagagtaatattaaatttgcacAATCTATCAATTATATTGGTACACTGCAAGAGTTATGCAGAGCTCGTGTTTGGAATCTACCAAAATATGAATGTTGTGCAGTTATTGAAGgcgaatacaataataaggaACATTTGTTTACCGTAATATGTTCTACTGGGCCCTATAAATCCAAAGGTGTAggtaaaaacaagaaaattgCAAAAACTCATGCCGCTTATTCAatgttaaatcaaataaatatgaatcaaCATATAACCAATAACACTTATACGTCAAATGACAGTAACGAAAAAATGAACGAAATGGAAAATGATAAACTTGGTTTGTCGATAAGTTTAGTAAAAAATGACACTGTGAATAAAGCTCTTCACAAGAATAACCATATCAACAGTAATGAATCAAGAATGTTTACTAACTACATTGGTATACTACAAGATATATGCATAGCTCATGGTTGGGAGCTTCCAAAATATGAATTCCacaaagaaaacaataatgatttatattctgTGATATGTTCTGTTGGACCCCACAAATCTATGGGCAAAGGTCATGCCAagaaaattgcaaaaaaacaAGCCGCTCAGTTGTTACTCGAACAAATTAGTTTGAATCAAGAAACTTCTTCTATGTCTCATAGAAATATCACACATGAAATAGTTGATAAAG GCTTCAACCAATTATTATCGTCTGAAAAAAAGTGGGTGCAAAAACTAAAAGAATGCAATTCATTGGATGAACTAAATATGAgtggttttgaatttttgacaaaacttgcatatgaaaaatgtttaagtatcaCGTGCATACAATATCTAGATGATTGTGGTAAAATTGAGTTGTCTCTGAAAATAACAACTCCTACAGCTAAACCTGTGTTGATCTGCTCAGATACTGGTAAAACATATGAAGATGCTAAAAATGCAGCTGCAAAATCTGTATTAAAGTACATCAAACATTTCTTAAtctaa